From the genome of Prevotella herbatica, one region includes:
- a CDS encoding SusC/RagA family TonB-linked outer membrane protein, whose translation MKQVKFKLPLRNLAIAASLFLSATAFAQSGAVKGQVKDATGEPIIGATITANGKAVGVTDFDGNYSINVPKGTEITISYVGMSSKKVTASDNLVITLKDDNKTLNEVVVIGYGTAKKNDLTGSVTAIKPDAMNHGLQTNATDMMQGKIAGVNVTSNGGVPGSGATIRVRGGSSLNASNDPLIVIDGLAMDSYGVKGLSNPLSMVNPNDIESFTVLKDASATAIYGSRASNGVIIITTKKGRKGQKPQVSYSGNVSVSTKKKTLKVMDGPTYTDFIKNLYGENSDAYKALGWYDNDGNQHFANTNWQDQIYRTALSTDHNVTVSGGAGNMPYRVSMGYTNSQGIVKTSNFERYTASFNLAPSFLNDHLTFNINAKGMIAKNKYADGGAIGAALYMDPTKPVRADNSIYNNYFGGYTQWYTKAEFGDASWTQTSNRNATGNPVATLNQKDDHSISRTLIGNIEGNYKVQGFEDLQLHVNAGMDVSNGKQTTTWSPYSKDNNYYGYYGWTKQKSYNLQLSMYAQYSHDWLGNGTKDTPDHHFDIMGGYEWQHFHNQTDYANWGTYPSTNTLSGQKFNEKSAEHGDITLMKTENYLVSFFGRMNYTLLNRYMMTFTLRDDGSSRFNKNNRWGLFPSVAVAWRINDEAWLRDVKAINDLKLRLGWGITGQQEGIGDYTYIATYTPNIAHAYYPLLGDGTTYRPDVYNPNLTWEKTTTWNAGLDLSLLNNRLGFSVDYYYRKTKDLINTVFVSAGGNFGNKMTSNVGSLHNSGIEFATTVRPIVTKDFSWEMNYNVTYNKNKVDELLTGSGSNYYVDSRDGGISIGTGGNVEANAVGHSVNAFHVYQQVYDANGKPITNTFVDRNNDGVINDADKYYYYKPTPDVTMGFGNKFLYKNWDLGFTMRASLGNYVYNHNLAASMNVGKGSVYQLAYLGNRLTDAVAIGITTPETNQVYSDYFVQNASFLKMDNITLGYSFQTLFGAKISGRAYATVQNVFTITKYKGIDPEVANGVDNNIYPRPFQAIAGVTLNF comes from the coding sequence ATGAAGCAGGTAAAATTCAAATTGCCTTTAAGGAATCTAGCTATCGCTGCTAGTTTATTCCTTTCAGCAACCGCCTTTGCACAGTCTGGAGCTGTTAAGGGGCAGGTAAAAGATGCTACCGGAGAACCTATCATCGGTGCAACTATTACAGCAAACGGTAAAGCCGTAGGTGTAACAGATTTCGATGGTAACTACTCTATCAATGTTCCTAAAGGTACAGAGATTACTATTTCTTATGTAGGAATGTCATCTAAAAAAGTGACAGCATCCGACAATCTAGTAATAACTCTTAAAGACGATAACAAAACTTTAAATGAAGTAGTTGTTATCGGTTACGGTACGGCAAAGAAGAACGACCTTACTGGTTCAGTAACAGCTATTAAACCAGACGCAATGAACCATGGTCTACAGACTAATGCCACAGATATGATGCAAGGCAAAATTGCCGGCGTAAATGTCACTTCTAATGGAGGTGTTCCTGGTAGTGGCGCAACAATCCGTGTTCGCGGAGGTTCATCTCTTAATGCTTCTAACGACCCATTGATTGTTATTGATGGTCTCGCAATGGATTCTTATGGTGTAAAGGGACTTTCTAACCCTTTGTCTATGGTTAACCCAAATGATATTGAGAGTTTCACCGTATTGAAAGACGCTTCGGCAACTGCAATCTATGGTTCTCGTGCATCTAATGGTGTCATCATTATTACAACCAAGAAGGGACGCAAAGGACAAAAACCACAAGTAAGCTATTCTGGAAACGTTTCGGTTTCAACAAAGAAGAAGACTCTTAAAGTTATGGACGGTCCTACATATACAGATTTTATTAAGAATCTATATGGTGAGAACAGTGATGCTTACAAGGCTCTTGGATGGTATGATAACGATGGAAACCAACACTTTGCTAACACAAATTGGCAAGACCAAATTTATCGTACAGCATTGTCTACTGATCATAATGTAACCGTGAGCGGTGGCGCTGGAAATATGCCATACCGTGTATCTATGGGTTACACAAACAGTCAAGGTATTGTAAAGACATCTAACTTCGAGCGTTACACTGCAAGTTTCAATTTAGCACCATCTTTCCTAAATGATCATTTGACTTTCAATATCAATGCTAAAGGAATGATAGCAAAAAATAAGTATGCTGACGGTGGTGCTATCGGAGCTGCACTTTATATGGATCCAACTAAACCTGTAAGAGCTGATAACAGTATCTACAATAATTACTTCGGTGGTTATACACAGTGGTATACAAAAGCTGAATTTGGTGATGCATCTTGGACTCAAACTAGTAACCGTAATGCTACAGGTAATCCAGTAGCTACTCTAAATCAGAAAGACGACCATTCAATTTCTAGAACTTTGATTGGTAACATAGAAGGTAACTATAAAGTCCAAGGTTTTGAGGACTTGCAACTACACGTAAATGCAGGTATGGATGTTTCTAACGGTAAGCAGACGACAACATGGAGTCCTTACTCTAAGGATAATAACTATTACGGTTATTATGGCTGGACTAAGCAGAAATCATATAATCTGCAACTTTCCATGTATGCACAATATAGTCATGACTGGCTTGGCAATGGAACAAAAGACACACCAGACCATCATTTTGACATTATGGGGGGATATGAGTGGCAGCACTTTCACAACCAGACAGACTATGCAAATTGGGGAACATATCCTAGTACTAATACATTGTCAGGTCAGAAATTCAATGAGAAATCAGCAGAGCATGGTGATATAACCCTAATGAAAACAGAGAACTATCTTGTCTCTTTCTTCGGACGTATGAATTATACGTTGTTAAACCGCTATATGATGACTTTCACTCTCCGTGATGATGGTTCTTCTCGTTTCAACAAGAACAATCGCTGGGGTTTGTTCCCATCAGTAGCAGTGGCTTGGCGTATAAATGACGAGGCTTGGTTGCGCGATGTTAAGGCTATTAATGACTTGAAGCTCCGTTTAGGTTGGGGTATTACAGGTCAGCAAGAAGGAATTGGCGATTACACTTATATCGCAACATACACACCTAACATAGCTCACGCATACTACCCTCTTTTGGGTGACGGCACAACATATCGTCCAGACGTTTACAATCCAAACCTTACTTGGGAAAAGACAACGACATGGAATGCAGGTCTTGACTTGAGTTTACTCAATAATCGTTTGGGATTCAGCGTTGATTATTACTATCGCAAGACCAAAGACTTGATTAACACTGTATTCGTTTCTGCTGGTGGTAACTTTGGTAACAAGATGACATCAAATGTTGGTTCATTACACAATAGTGGTATTGAATTCGCAACAACAGTTCGTCCTATTGTCACAAAAGATTTCTCTTGGGAGATGAACTACAACGTTACATATAACAAAAATAAGGTTGATGAATTGCTTACTGGTAGCGGAAGTAACTACTATGTAGATTCAAGAGATGGTGGCATATCTATCGGTACAGGCGGTAATGTAGAAGCAAACGCTGTTGGTCATTCTGTAAACGCATTCCACGTTTATCAACAGGTTTATGACGCTAATGGCAAACCTATTACCAATACTTTCGTAGATCGCAATAATGATGGCGTAATAAATGATGCAGATAAATATTATTACTATAAGCCAACTCCAGACGTTACAATGGGATTCGGAAACAAGTTCCTATATAAGAACTGGGATTTAGGTTTCACAATGCGTGCTAGTCTTGGAAATTATGTATACAATCATAATCTTGCAGCTTCAATGAATGTTGGTAAAGGTTCTGTTTATCAGTTGGCTTATTTAGGAAACCGCCTTACAGACGCTGTTGCTATTGGTATCACAACTCCTGAAACAAATCAGGTTTACTCTGATTACTTCGTTCAAAACGCTAGTTTCCTGAAAATGGACAATATAACATTAGGTTATAGTTTCCAGACTTTATTTGGTGCAAAGATCTCTGGTCGTGCATATGCAACCGTTCAAAACGTCTTTACAATAACTAAGTACAAAGGAATTGATCCTGAAGTTGCTAACGGTGTAGACAACAATATATACCCACGTCCATTCCAGGCTATCGCTGGTGTTACTCTTAACTTCTAA
- a CDS encoding LacI family DNA-binding transcriptional regulator, with translation MKESTPITMKDIARELGVSVATVSRALKDSPRISEKRRELIKNYAREHNFYPNFIAETLRNSRVKPVKIIGVIVPQFTHFYFSSILSGIEEEASARGYRIMVAQSNEKYEREVDICKSFFENKVCGVIVSQAKDTAKYDHFQSLIDHGVPLVFYDRICTGVDCSRVVVDDYMGAYTAVNHLIDTGCKRIAFYGFSMRLEITKNRYNGYRDALLNNGLQLDSRFVKYCDNRADAEAITPEILSMEDHPDAFFAVNDDTAIGVLYTAKRMGFHIPDDISICGFTNGQRAIACDPMLTTVEQRGVVVGEEAANILIGQVEGLIPSDKVEKRIVRTSLIIRGTTR, from the coding sequence ATGAAAGAATCTACACCTATAACAATGAAAGATATCGCCAGAGAACTTGGTGTTTCCGTGGCTACAGTTTCCCGTGCTCTTAAAGATAGTCCGAGAATAAGTGAAAAGAGACGAGAATTGATAAAGAATTATGCTCGTGAGCATAATTTCTATCCTAACTTTATTGCCGAGACTTTGCGCAACAGTCGTGTAAAGCCTGTGAAAATTATAGGAGTAATAGTACCACAGTTTACGCATTTTTATTTTTCTTCTATTCTAAGTGGTATTGAGGAAGAGGCTTCTGCACGTGGATATCGCATCATGGTTGCGCAAAGCAATGAAAAATATGAGCGTGAGGTAGATATATGTAAGTCATTCTTTGAGAACAAAGTGTGTGGTGTGATAGTTTCGCAAGCTAAAGATACAGCTAAGTATGATCATTTTCAGAGTCTGATAGATCATGGCGTCCCTTTGGTATTTTATGATAGAATATGTACGGGCGTAGATTGCAGTCGCGTTGTTGTTGATGATTATATGGGGGCTTACACAGCTGTGAATCATCTTATTGATACAGGTTGCAAGAGAATTGCATTCTACGGATTTTCAATGAGACTCGAAATTACCAAGAATAGATATAATGGTTATCGTGACGCATTGCTCAACAACGGATTGCAGCTTGATTCACGTTTTGTGAAGTATTGTGATAATAGGGCTGATGCCGAAGCTATTACTCCCGAGATATTGAGTATGGAAGACCATCCTGATGCTTTCTTTGCAGTAAATGACGATACAGCTATTGGAGTACTATACACAGCCAAGCGTATGGGCTTTCATATTCCTGATGATATTAGTATATGTGGATTTACAAATGGACAGCGTGCAATAGCCTGTGACCCGATGCTAACCACTGTAGAACAGCGTGGTGTTGTTGTTGGTGAGGAGGCTGCCAATATATTAATAGGACAGGTAGAGGGCTTGATACCTTCCGACAAAGTTGAGAAGAGAATCGTGAGGACTAGTCTTATTATACGCGGAACAACAAGATAA
- a CDS encoding MFS transporter, which produces MKQKPNMGIMGLWNLSFGFFGVQIAYALQSANISRIFATLGADPHNLSYFWILPPLMGILVQPIVGTLSDKTWCRFGRRIPYLFIGATVAVLVMCLLPNAGSLGLSVGAGMIFGLISLMFLDTNINMAMQPFKMLVGDMVNEKQKALAYSLQSFLCNAGSVVGFVFPFFFTALGIANTASPGVVPDSVIWSFYLGAAVLILCVIYTTVKVKEWNPKEYAEYNEATEETSSHASGNWITLLTNAPATFWRVGLVQFFCWAAFMYMWTYTNGAIADTCWHVNMLDPHATSTEAYQIAGNWVGVLYAVQALGSVVWAMLLPQFKNRKLGYSISLVLGGIGFALIPFIPNPYVQFIAFILIGCAWAAMLAMPFTFVTNALQGYGHMGAYLGLFNGTICVPQIIAALLGGTILSLLGSNQSNMMIFAGACLVVGALCVFAIKDKD; this is translated from the coding sequence ATGAAACAAAAACCTAATATGGGAATCATGGGGCTTTGGAATTTAAGCTTTGGATTCTTTGGCGTACAGATTGCCTATGCTCTTCAGAGTGCTAATATTTCTAGAATCTTTGCCACTCTTGGTGCTGATCCTCATAACCTTAGTTATTTCTGGATACTCCCTCCGTTGATGGGCATCTTAGTTCAGCCTATTGTGGGAACTTTGAGTGATAAGACATGGTGTAGATTTGGTCGTCGTATACCTTACTTATTTATTGGTGCAACAGTTGCCGTATTGGTGATGTGTCTGTTACCTAATGCTGGTTCGCTAGGTTTGTCAGTAGGTGCGGGAATGATTTTCGGACTTATCTCGCTGATGTTTCTTGATACTAATATCAATATGGCAATGCAGCCGTTTAAGATGCTTGTTGGTGATATGGTTAACGAGAAGCAGAAGGCTTTGGCTTATAGTTTACAAAGTTTCTTGTGCAATGCTGGTAGTGTTGTCGGTTTTGTGTTTCCGTTCTTCTTTACTGCTTTGGGTATAGCCAATACTGCTAGTCCTGGCGTTGTCCCAGATTCCGTTATCTGGTCTTTCTATTTAGGTGCTGCCGTACTTATACTTTGTGTAATATACACTACGGTAAAAGTTAAGGAGTGGAATCCTAAGGAATATGCTGAATATAATGAAGCTACAGAGGAAACCTCTTCGCATGCCAGTGGTAACTGGATAACTCTTTTGACGAATGCACCTGCTACATTCTGGAGAGTTGGATTAGTTCAGTTCTTCTGTTGGGCTGCTTTCATGTATATGTGGACTTATACTAATGGCGCTATTGCGGATACCTGTTGGCATGTGAATATGCTTGATCCTCATGCCACGTCTACTGAAGCTTATCAGATAGCAGGTAACTGGGTTGGCGTGTTATATGCTGTTCAGGCTTTAGGCAGTGTTGTCTGGGCGATGTTGCTACCTCAGTTTAAGAATCGTAAATTGGGCTATTCCATAAGTCTTGTTCTTGGCGGTATCGGTTTTGCGCTTATTCCTTTCATCCCTAATCCGTATGTGCAGTTTATTGCATTTATTCTTATAGGTTGTGCATGGGCAGCAATGCTTGCCATGCCATTTACTTTTGTTACAAATGCCTTGCAGGGCTATGGTCACATGGGAGCATACCTTGGACTTTTCAACGGTACAATATGTGTACCTCAGATAATAGCTGCTCTTTTGGGCGGAACAATTCTTTCACTCCTAGGCTCTAATCAGAGTAATATGATGATTTTTGCAGGAGCTTGTCTTGTTGTCGGAGCACTCTGTGTGTTTGCAATTAAGGATAAAGATTAA
- a CDS encoding 4-alpha-glucanotransferase, with protein MKISFNIDYETVFGEEILLNVVERVKNVKDKLSQFRMNNVHGKHWWYDLNKSASSQNSVIDYFYSIDCDGNEKRHEWLTQPHRLEISADKGKSYKVFDHWIDIPEDSYLYSSAFTECVNKRKLSTPLPSNFSRTLRLIVRAPQLRDNKSLAVVGKDTSLGAWDVFKAIPMCEHNYNEWVVDIDASTLKYNKLEFKFAAIDNDDNQNTLWETGLNREINLVDIADGDVAVYYLDQAFFEIPDLKLAGTLVPVFSLRSDASFGIGDFGDLKKAIDWIAATNQRVLQVLPINDTTITHTWTDSYPYSCISIFALHPQYADLTLLPKIKDAQKSSEFESLRIQLNSLAQIDYEKVNDAKLKYLQEIYLQEGKHIFNSAEFKKFFAEAESWLVPYAQYCCLRDKYATADFSKWNGHSAWNENDRKALSTPGSKEYKEVEFFYFVQYILNSQMESVHKYARSKGVVLKGDIPIGVNRNGCDVWMEPKYFNLNGQAGAPPDDFSVNGQNWGFPTYNWDEMIKDDCAWWVHRFQNMNKFFDAYRIDHVLGFFRIWEIPVDAVHGLLGQFSPALGLTREEIEAYGLHFNEEHFTKPFISDWILDRVFKEHAGEVKDKYLNHSHDDIWVMKPEYDTQRKVEAAFEGKTSDIDTWVRDGLYSLISNVLFVRDHKDYNKFHPRISAQFDFTYEALYDGDKEIFNRIYNDYFYRRNNQFWYREAIKKLPKLVQATRMLVCAEDLGMVPDCVPWVMNELKILSLELQSMPKDPHVRFGHLSRNPYRSVCTISSHDMPTLRQWWDEDIERTQAYYNSMLYRGGAAPHPLPGWLARDIISRHLTSPSMLCILSIQDWLSIDEKLRLADQNAERINIPANPKHYWRYRMHVKIEDLINNIDFKENITELINQSGRK; from the coding sequence ATGAAAATAAGTTTTAATATAGACTATGAGACTGTCTTTGGCGAAGAAATTTTGCTGAATGTTGTTGAAAGAGTCAAAAATGTGAAAGATAAACTTTCTCAATTCAGAATGAACAATGTTCATGGTAAGCATTGGTGGTACGACCTAAACAAGTCTGCTTCCTCACAGAATTCTGTCATCGACTATTTCTATAGTATTGATTGTGATGGAAATGAAAAGCGTCATGAATGGCTCACGCAACCTCATCGTCTTGAGATAAGTGCTGATAAAGGAAAGTCATATAAGGTTTTCGATCATTGGATTGATATCCCAGAGGATTCTTATTTATACAGTTCTGCTTTTACTGAGTGTGTAAACAAGCGTAAACTTTCAACTCCCTTACCTTCTAATTTTTCAAGAACTCTTCGTCTTATCGTGAGAGCTCCGCAGTTACGTGACAATAAAAGTCTTGCGGTTGTCGGAAAGGATACTTCCCTCGGTGCATGGGATGTCTTCAAGGCAATACCAATGTGCGAGCATAATTATAATGAATGGGTTGTAGATATAGATGCTTCGACATTAAAGTATAATAAACTTGAATTTAAATTCGCTGCCATTGATAACGATGATAATCAGAATACACTTTGGGAAACAGGATTAAATCGTGAAATAAACTTGGTTGATATTGCTGATGGTGATGTTGCAGTGTATTATCTTGATCAAGCTTTCTTTGAGATTCCTGATCTTAAGTTAGCTGGAACCCTTGTTCCTGTATTCTCGTTGCGTTCTGATGCTAGTTTCGGTATAGGTGATTTCGGTGATTTAAAAAAAGCAATCGACTGGATCGCAGCTACAAATCAACGTGTGCTTCAGGTCCTACCAATTAACGATACAACGATCACTCATACTTGGACTGACTCATATCCATATAGTTGTATAAGTATTTTTGCTCTTCATCCGCAATATGCCGATCTCACTTTGCTCCCTAAAATTAAGGATGCGCAAAAGTCTTCTGAATTTGAATCTTTACGTATTCAGCTTAATTCACTTGCACAGATAGACTATGAGAAGGTAAACGATGCTAAGCTAAAATATCTTCAGGAAATATATCTTCAAGAAGGCAAACATATATTCAATAGTGCTGAATTCAAGAAATTCTTTGCTGAAGCCGAATCATGGCTTGTCCCTTATGCACAGTATTGCTGTTTGAGAGATAAATATGCAACAGCAGACTTCTCTAAATGGAACGGTCATTCTGCGTGGAATGAGAATGATCGCAAGGCTCTGTCTACACCTGGAAGTAAGGAATATAAAGAGGTTGAATTTTTCTATTTTGTTCAATACATCCTCAACTCACAGATGGAGTCTGTTCACAAATATGCACGTTCTAAGGGGGTAGTCCTCAAGGGTGATATTCCTATCGGTGTAAACCGCAATGGATGTGATGTTTGGATGGAACCAAAATACTTCAATCTTAATGGACAGGCTGGTGCTCCTCCTGATGATTTTTCAGTAAACGGTCAGAATTGGGGATTCCCAACATATAACTGGGATGAGATGATCAAGGACGATTGTGCATGGTGGGTACATAGATTCCAAAACATGAATAAGTTTTTTGATGCCTATCGCATCGACCATGTGCTTGGTTTTTTCCGTATATGGGAAATACCCGTCGATGCTGTTCATGGACTGCTCGGACAGTTCTCTCCAGCTTTGGGTTTGACTCGCGAGGAAATTGAGGCTTATGGACTGCATTTTAATGAGGAACATTTTACGAAACCATTTATCAGTGATTGGATTCTTGATCGTGTATTCAAGGAACATGCTGGTGAGGTAAAGGATAAATACCTTAACCATTCTCATGATGATATTTGGGTAATGAAACCAGAATATGATACTCAGCGTAAAGTTGAGGCTGCTTTTGAAGGTAAAACTTCTGATATAGATACATGGGTTAGAGATGGACTTTATTCATTGATAAGTAATGTCTTGTTTGTCCGTGACCACAAAGATTATAATAAATTCCATCCTAGAATCAGTGCTCAGTTTGATTTCACTTATGAGGCACTATATGATGGCGATAAGGAGATTTTCAACCGTATATATAATGATTACTTTTATCGCCGTAACAATCAGTTTTGGTATCGTGAGGCAATAAAGAAACTTCCTAAACTTGTTCAGGCAACACGTATGCTTGTGTGTGCTGAGGATTTAGGTATGGTTCCAGACTGTGTGCCTTGGGTGATGAACGAATTGAAAATATTAAGTCTCGAACTACAAAGTATGCCTAAGGATCCTCATGTGAGATTCGGACATCTCAGCCGTAACCCTTACCGCTCAGTATGTACAATCTCAAGTCACGACATGCCGACGCTTCGTCAGTGGTGGGATGAGGATATTGAACGCACTCAGGCTTATTATAATTCGATGCTCTATCGTGGTGGTGCAGCTCCGCATCCACTTCCTGGTTGGTTGGCTCGCGATATTATAAGCCGTCACCTCACTTCACCTAGTATGCTTTGTATTTTATCTATTCAGGACTGGTTGTCAATAGACGAGAAACTTCGTCTTGCAGACCAGAATGCTGAGCGCATAAACATCCCAGCTAACCCAAAACATTACTGGCGTTATCGCATGCATGTGAAAATAGAAGACTTGATAAATAACATAGATTTCAAGGAAAATATTACAGAACTAATAAATCAATCAGGAAGAAAATAA
- a CDS encoding glycoside hydrolase family 97 protein: MKKIQLFFIALMLPMLAAAQTIKSPDGKVSLTFSLTGNGVPTYSMTYKNKAVIKPSHLGLELAKNKHASKGFKETDLMDGFTVADTKTSTFDETWKPVWGETSTIRNNYNEMAVTLNQESSNRNIIIRFRVYDYGMGLRYEFPQQKDLNYFIIKDEHTQFAMTGDHKAWWLPGDYDTQEYETVTSKLSQIRGLMKSAVTENSSQTTFSPTGVQTALQMKTDDGLYINIHEAACVDYSTMSLNLDDKNMVFESWLTPDAEGMKGYMQTPCKSPWRTVMVSDDARDMLSCKLTLNLNEPCALSDVSWIHPVKYCGVWWEMIVGRNSWSYTNDLPSVRLGVTDYSKCKPNGTHGANNAEVKKYIDFAAKNGLNEVLVEGWNEGWEDWAGNSKFDVFDFVTPYPDFDIKMLNDYAHSKGVKLLMHHETSSSAINYERHMEDAFNLMNKYGYDAVKTGYVGDIIPRGEHHYGQFMNNHYLYNVKMAAKHHIMVNAHEATRPTGLCRTYPNLVGNESARGTEYEAFGGSNPDHTVVLPFTRLQGGPMDYTPGIFETQLKTWSKNTSYVHTTLCGQLALYLVMYSPLQMAADLPEHYEKYDDAFQFIRDVAVDWSDSKYLEAEPGDYITVARKAKGTDNWFIGGKCDENGHKSTIKLDFLEKGKKYACTVYADAKNADYEKNPKAYVITKKAVKKGDVLKIDEARGGGFAVSVIKL, from the coding sequence ATGAAAAAAATACAACTATTCTTTATCGCTTTGATGTTGCCGATGTTAGCTGCCGCACAGACAATAAAGTCTCCTGACGGCAAAGTGAGCTTAACGTTTTCACTTACCGGCAATGGTGTGCCTACATATTCGATGACATACAAGAACAAAGCTGTAATCAAACCAAGTCACTTAGGACTTGAACTAGCTAAAAACAAGCATGCCTCTAAAGGCTTTAAGGAGACTGACCTAATGGATGGCTTTACAGTTGCCGACACAAAAACTTCAACATTCGACGAGACTTGGAAACCTGTATGGGGGGAAACTTCAACCATTCGCAATAATTATAATGAAATGGCTGTAACTCTTAATCAGGAATCAAGCAACCGTAATATCATAATCCGCTTCCGCGTTTATGATTATGGTATGGGACTTCGTTATGAGTTCCCACAACAAAAAGACTTGAACTATTTTATAATCAAGGACGAACATACCCAGTTTGCTATGACTGGGGATCATAAGGCTTGGTGGTTACCGGGTGACTATGATACACAGGAATATGAGACAGTTACTTCTAAGCTTTCTCAAATTCGAGGACTAATGAAGTCTGCTGTTACAGAGAACTCTTCTCAGACTACATTCTCACCAACTGGAGTGCAGACCGCTTTACAGATGAAGACCGATGACGGACTCTATATCAATATACATGAGGCTGCATGTGTTGACTATTCTACAATGAGCCTGAACCTTGACGACAAGAATATGGTGTTTGAGTCTTGGCTCACTCCTGATGCCGAAGGTATGAAGGGCTATATGCAGACACCTTGTAAATCGCCTTGGAGAACAGTTATGGTGAGCGATGATGCCCGTGACATGCTTTCTTGCAAACTCACACTTAATCTTAACGAACCATGTGCTCTTTCTGATGTTTCTTGGATTCATCCAGTAAAGTATTGCGGTGTATGGTGGGAGATGATTGTTGGTCGAAACTCATGGAGTTATACTAATGATTTGCCTTCTGTACGTCTTGGAGTAACTGATTACTCTAAATGTAAGCCAAATGGAACTCACGGAGCTAATAATGCTGAAGTTAAGAAATATATTGATTTCGCAGCAAAGAATGGACTTAACGAGGTCCTAGTTGAAGGTTGGAACGAAGGTTGGGAAGACTGGGCTGGAAACTCTAAGTTTGATGTTTTCGACTTTGTCACTCCTTATCCTGATTTCGATATCAAAATGCTTAATGACTACGCTCATTCAAAGGGCGTGAAACTACTTATGCACCACGAAACTTCTTCATCGGCTATCAACTATGAGCGCCACATGGAAGATGCTTTCAATTTGATGAATAAATATGGATACGACGCAGTGAAGACGGGTTATGTAGGAGATATTATCCCACGTGGTGAACACCATTACGGACAGTTTATGAACAATCATTATCTTTATAATGTAAAGATGGCTGCAAAGCATCATATCATGGTTAATGCCCACGAGGCTACACGTCCTACCGGACTTTGCCGCACATATCCTAACCTTGTTGGTAACGAGAGTGCAAGAGGTACAGAGTATGAGGCTTTTGGTGGAAGCAATCCTGATCATACTGTAGTATTGCCGTTTACTCGTTTGCAGGGTGGTCCAATGGACTATACACCTGGCATCTTCGAAACTCAGTTGAAGACTTGGTCAAAGAATACTTCTTATGTGCATACCACATTGTGCGGTCAGCTAGCTCTATACCTTGTAATGTATAGTCCGTTGCAGATGGCTGCCGACCTTCCTGAACATTATGAGAAGTATGATGATGCTTTCCAGTTTATACGTGATGTAGCGGTAGATTGGTCTGATAGTAAATATCTAGAGGCTGAACCTGGTGATTACATTACTGTAGCGCGTAAAGCTAAGGGAACAGATAATTGGTTTATCGGTGGCAAGTGTGACGAGAATGGTCATAAGAGTACCATCAAACTTGATTTCCTTGAAAAGGGAAAGAAGTATGCTTGCACCGTATATGCAGATGCAAAGAATGCCGACTATGAGAAGAATCCAAAGGCTTATGTTATCACAAAGAAAGCTGTAAAGAAAGGTGACGTGCTGAAAATTGATGAGGCACGTGGTGGCGGATTTGCAGTTAGCGTTATTAAGCTTTAA